The segment GGTCTCTCACAATAAATGAGGCTTCATTATTTTGACCCAAAACACTGTGGAATGTGGCAGGGCTGCGGATCAAAAGCCCCCCATCCTTCCTTCTTGCATGCACAAAAATAAGGAATATTCTGGCTGAATCACCAGTGGGCAGGCCGGAATTTGATGAGAcaaatttaacttttactgGCTTGTAATAACACTTGTTGAGACAGTGGCCCAATCTCACGTctatttcagctctttttttttttgtgcagcaaaATGGTCTCCAGTCATCCAACAGAACAATCTACTCCTCCAGCCTTtacaactaaaaaataaaaaaaaacaagatgagtGTGTTAGGTGGACAGAACCCATCTGGACCGTGTCTGTAACTTGAACACCACTCAGGGGTTAGTTATGGACAACTAGTAGATTAGTTTACCCGCTTTACACAGGAAGGCTCATGCTGAACATCTCTAAGCAGTTTCACTCAGGACCTCGTGCCGCTGCTCAGATGGAGAAGCCATGATGCTCAGAGAGTTTTCTCTCCTCTCAGTATTGTGTTTCCTCGAGGGCAGACGATGTGGAGAATGCTGGTTTTATGTGAGGAGTGGGTGGCTTTTGGCCAAAACtctcatgacatttttttttggtaagTATGTGCGCTTTAGAGGCGTTCATGGCTACGTGGGAAGTGCTGGAATTCAAGAAAGGCCACAGAGTCTTTGTAATGACTCAGTGTTTGCTGTTCGTTTCATTTTTTACGAGCCGGCGGGAGGAAGGGGAGAGGCCCAGGATGATAAGCTGAGAGCCCTGATTCCATTATTGacgctaaaaacaaaacactcctCCTGATGTTATTACACTGGAAATCAAACCGggcaaactgtaaaacaaatgaGCTGGGTTAGTTTTAGAATAAAGGAAAGGAGGGAAACAGAACAAATACAGATTACTTTAGGTGATGATATTCTAAAGTTTATTTGTTGAGTATGTGCCGTTAGTGACCCCAaggtacaaaacaaaactttattttttgtaaagaaaatagcACATGGACATATAGTGTCACTGGATAGGACCAACATCATGTCTGCACGACATTATAGACAATGTGAAAACTTGAGTACTGAACTATTCTATGGTTtaaattgtgaaacaaaatttataaaaaagaaaaagaaattgggCTTTAAGGGAAATctttctaaaacctaaaaactaataataaaactgtgacCATACAAAAGAGAAATAGGAATCTTGCAAAAACtgtgaacataaaaacaaacaaaccaaaaacaacaacaaagttttaacccCATCTGTCCCATGTAAAGCTGTGGATCATGATGTGCAGTGAAGGTGCCTCTCAGGAttcataaatttgtttgtttcatcagaGATCTGGAAACTTtgaatttgatgtttattttccctcttgataaaatatttgtgttaaatgaGGAACAGAAATGACCGAATGTTGCTGTCGACTGACAGCTCCACTTGTGGCTCTTGAGGGCCTGTCACTAAATTTTTAAATCCTTAATTACTCTTTGAAAAAGGCCTTAATATTTATATTGCTGTTGCTCTTGTTGTTGTTAGCCTGGTGTAACGTATAGTGTTGCACACGCACAGTATCTATAGTGTACTTCATGTGAAGCTGAACTGACAGATGAAACACCTGAGTACAGCTGGGAAACTGTGGgagaattaatttattttaaattagattttgcAGGTACAGAGAACCACTTCACCGTGTGTCTTCTGCCCTCCAGGCAGCCTCCGCTGTCACATAATCAAACACGAGTTCAAGCTGCCttcacagctttttatttggACATAAACAGGGAAACTCcatttcccttttcttttcagaaatgCCTCCAAAGTAAAACTATCATGTAAATATCAAGAGGATGTCGCCTGAACCAcatacaaaacatttatttacacaattaTTCAATTCAAAGAAGAAGGGAAGAAGGTGTGATTTAAAATACTGAAGAGCTGATGCAAAAGACATCCCAGGCGTTACAAGAGGACACGCGGCTGCTTTCGAGAGACGTACCCCAAAGTGCTGATGAAACCATTGGTGGATCCCTCTGCATACAGGGAGCAGATGTCCCCGATGTGCAAAAAGCTGGACATCTTATCCGACATGTTTGGCACAAACTGGAGAGCGCCtgcagaggaggggagggaggaaaaCACGGTGAGACTTCGGTTCAATGAGTCCCGCTAAAAGCCATAGAGTTCGACATCCTTAAAAAGGcggaaaaacatcaaatttccTGATTTATGATCATCATTACAGTGGTAACAAATCCCCATTATATAGAATATGCTTCAGCAGGCCATTTCTTATTGATTATTCAAAGGTAGCTATAAAGATAACTTGTCTTCCAGGAGGAATGTAAGGAACCtcaatgttattttaaaaaaaatctgaatatgtTGTTAACTCTCACATTGAAAACATTAGCAGGACTGCCTTCTTCTACCTGCACAATATTAATATAATTTGGAATATCTTGTccaaaaatgatgcagaaaaacagctCCATGCATTCATcacttctaggctggactattgtaattatttattgtctgaatgtccaaaaaaaccctcttcagctgatccaaaatgctgctgccagagttctgatcagAGTTAGAAGAGCTCGCAGATCTCCAGTTTTAGCATCTCTccactggctccctgtcaaattcagagcAAGATTTAAAATCTTGCTCAAAGCTCTCAACAGCCAAGCTCCACACTTCCtgacagagcactttgctctcaggtTTACTTGCGGCAGAGCAAGGCAGAGCTTTcggttctcaggctcctctcttgtggaaccagcTTCCAGTTcttgtccgtgaggctgacaccctgtctacttttaagactttcctttttgataaatcctatagttagggttgttTTGGGTTTCCTGGGCTCTctcttagttctgctgctataggctcagaccgctggaggacaaactgatcacatctcctcactctgctgctgacTTTACTCTCCACgtttgcatttgcaaatatcGCTGCTGCTAACTTTGTGTTTCCCCTCgtcttcccatagaaaccacacctggaccagtcacaTTCGTGTCTCCTTCCTGTGCTCTCACACTTTgaccatcctgagcctggttctgcttctGGTTCGGCTGGAGGTCTCTTCCCGCTGAAAGGAagtcgttcctttccactgtcgcctctGTGCTGCTCGGGACGGGTCATCGCAATTCTCCGGCTTCTAGAGAGATACCTTTATCCTATAATTGTCATTTCCTAATGAATGTGTGGTGTTATAACTGGGTTAAAGTGACCGTAAAAAGCTCAGGATctgtcttgttgttttcttgttgtacAGTACCCCGGGGTGGCTTTAGGTGGTGAATCGGTgctgtttgaacaaaatgaagtgaagtgagcTGAAGTGCAGGAGCAACATTTCGCTCAGCACTGCCTGGCTGCATGGATTTGCATAGAAGCGGCAGGAAATGAAAATCCTCTGAAGTTTACTGTTGTGTGGCTCTAGGGGCCGGGGGCCGGGAGCTGCAGCGACCAGGAAGGTTTTCTGCACCTGCGGCAGGTCACCTCCACCTCCGGGGCGGACATGTTCCACCACTGTTCCGTTTTATCCGCCGGTTTCACAAGCACTTACCCCCCGTCAggtgaataaaaaagaagaagagtttgCAGCTCATTGAACAGCTCGCAGCGACTTTTGCCTGAGCCACAAAAGCGCGCATCACTTGGTGGGATTGTTTAtccgacccccccccccaactttaaaacttttaaataaatccgCAGCTCGGGAGGCTCTTACTGCTCCAACTTCAACAATTGTCCTAAAAGATGGCTTTACTCACGCTGTAAGTTTTCTGATAACCATGTAAGGAGAagttaagttttttgttttctccgcTGAGAGAAACAACCGAGATAGGAAGATGGTTGTAAAAGCCGAGTTGTGCGCTCCACtttacctcctcctcctcggctgTAGACCCGCTCAGTCGGTCGTCTTTCTCCGGACTCCAGGAGACAACATGTCTGTGGCTGTCCTCTCCGCCCGGCTGAGGGGGACGTCCGGTCGTCAGCGGCTCAGATAATCCCGTTTTTTATTTGACACCTTTCGGCGGCTGCGTCCTCTGAGGCAGGCGGGCAGCAGGCACTGGCTGGTTGAGCTGCCTGGCTCTCTgccagctcttcttcttcttctcctccttttcaGGCGGCTGTAGTGTTGGCAGCTGGGAAATGCTGTCCATGCGCGCTCATCTCACCTCGAAACTACACTATCGCTCCCCGCACGACTATCAAGCGCCAACTAAgtttatttgaataaacaaaatgtgaaacaacaaaaactcagaatgtttttttggcTATTCTGTTAATGTAGTCAGTcgtttaaaagagaaaaaacatagCAACTATACTTTTAAGGCCTTACAAGGTTGTTATATtactgtttctgaaaaaaataccCAACAAATCTCCGTTCGGCAGGAAATAGTGGGTCCGCATCATTTAATCGCCGGCGCACGAACCGGACAACAGAGTGGGCGGAGTTTCATGTGGCGAATCAGCCAGATGCCACGCTCCGCTAAGATCTTACGGTGGAAGCACTGTGTGCTCACCTCCACTATAACGCCGACACAAGCGTAACACCTCCCTCCGTTTCAAAGATAAAATCCTCCCCTCGCCGCTCGTCCGTCACTTCTAGCCGGGTCGTGCGCCGGCGGGCCCGGGGTTTTGTTGCAGCGCGACCAGCTGACTCCTCACGTGACTTTGCGGAAGTCCGACAACAACATGAGCGGTCCCTAACTCGTGGAAGTTAACGATGGCTCGCTGTTTTATCGTGCTTTTCGTGGCTACATTTGTGAATGGGGATTTCTGTCTTCGGGACTCATGCGGGCGGGAGCAGGAGCCCGCCTCCCCGGAGGGAGAAGGGGGCTGCGGCTGCGACAAGCTGACAAGAGCCGCCGCCGAGGACAGGACGGCGTCCGACGAGCCGGCTGCCAGATACTCTGCAGAGGCCAACGAGGAGAGGACTGGGGTCCAAAATGAAGACGAGACGACACTGCAAAATCAGGTATGATGTGACTCCAAGTTTATGAAACATAGGTTAAACCTcatggatattttaaaaaagcatttgctTTGGtgattaaatgataaatgatcACAAATAAAGATAACTTCTTCTTGGAgagttgtttaaaactgttatcCTTTCAAACTATATGAAGAAAAGACCGTATGAACATGCTTTGTAGTTCAAATTATTACACTAATATCCCCAATTAACATCGTTCTCCAagagttttaaaccttttattatttctttatattttacttccaaGGAGCCAGGGTTTCTTGTAACCTTTTAGAGTGTTTTTGATCAGTAGTTCTCCAGGTCTGTGTAAAGTTTTCTTTGgaatttgtcttctttttaatttattttctgtccagttgtcATACCTAACCATTTCAGCGCAGTCTACAGTGTGCGCTTAAAAAGTAAGGTACAAATGAAGgacattttatttgacttaaagtccagtttgaatgaaactttagTCTTTGTTCTGCTCACAGATGGTGTGGCTCTCTGGAGGAGAGTTCCTGATGGGAACAGACAACCCAGGGATTCCTGCAGACGGCGAGGGGCCTCAGAGATCTGTGCACGTCGACTCCTTCTACATGGACGTCCAGGAAGTCACCAACCAGCAGTTCCACAGCTTTGTCGGTGCCACTGGATATGTTACTGAGGTGTctatttaaaaatgagaaagtacactttttaaaaatctttccaTCCTCTTTATAAATAACCTTTGTGTCCCTCTGGTTTTAGGCCGAGAAATTCGGAGACACGTTTGTGTTTGAGGGAATTTTGAGCGATTCTGTCAAAAGTCAGATCACCCAGGCGGTGAGTACATTTATTCTCGTGTATTTTAACGTTTCTCCTGCTTCCTCAGCGAAAGGCATCGTTGGAGCCCTGTGGAAACACACGATGAAGACAACAGATTGAAGACATGGTCGTGTCTAACACGTGGCACCGCTCTGAGCCGTGTCATCGTTCACAGATGAACACTCGCTCTGGGTGGTTGCTATAAAATCCGGTAGCATTCAGAGCCACAAGACGTTTAGTCTACCTCAAAAGCTCCAATTTACTGGCATTAAAAGACTCTTTATACTGACCAAGTATGAAGAAATGCAAAACTCAATGGCTATTACTTTCTCTACATGTTCAGTTAAGCCTGAAGTTTTACATACCCATGGCAAATTTAGATTCATTTTAAGGTGACTGATAGAGGTGCTTGGCTTTGTAACAACTTGTGCAAGTAAAATATAATCAAGTATTGTTTTGgagaatatttatatatttggaTTTATGTCAGTTCCACTTTCTTCTTGATGATCAGCggcaaaatgtttgaaataacgAGTCAAAATTATTGCTAAACaagctttttacattttccttttggTGTTTTGCAACAGTGGTTACTGGCTTCGTATATAAactgtgtgcaaaaacaaagaaagttacATAAATCAGTTTCTGATCCAACTTTGGATGTGCTGTGTGTAACTGAACGTGCAAGAACATGTGCAGTGGTTGCTGCAATGTTTAGGGCAAAGTGTGTTGAATTCTACAACTTCTAGTCTGGATTCtattgaaaatgcaaaaatattaaagcGCAAAGCTCTGACTTTATACAAAAGTCTTCAAAATATTGTATATTTAATTGTTGAGATGCCAAATAAAGACTCTTTAAAGAAAAGGCATGAATGGAGAAGGGGTTTTCAGCAAGTCTGTCCATAAAAACCTGGAAGATGTGAAAGTATCAAAGATGCATTATACCGACAGTGGTACTTTTCATTCCATCTTATTTTAGGTATCAATTTTCtgccagtttttgttttccttgtgtttaACTTGTGGATACTGCTAAGATAACTTGTAATATGGACTGCTGTACAAAGACtaaatctttttattgtgtgaGTCCCAGAGACTAATGGTGTTCTtagctaaataaaaagaaggtgGAATATACAGTATGGTTTCTTGGAGGACAATATGACACATCCTGCTTGACGTTTCTTTGATCTGTCCTACATTTTTGTACGTTTTCGTTTCCTGAAATTATTTGGATCTTCTTCCAGCCACGGCGTGCTGGAACATTTTCTGAGTTCAGATCCGCTTACAGTGCCATTACCCAGACTTTTAAGTTCCACGTGGAGTATTTCTGGCTGTAGGCGGACATGTAGACGTACCAAACTCCTGCTGTTTGGGACTCTTTAGCTTCACACGTTGGTTGGAAGAGGCCCGAGTCCAACAGGCGTCCCAGAGATGAAAGCCAGGCAGCAGAGCGCTCGCTGCTTCATCTCAGCTGTCATCATGTGGGCCGATGTGGACACAAGTGGTGCAGCAGCTCTGGAAACCAGCTAGAACAACCCAGCTCAGTAAAGACAATTTAGGACAAGCcctgaaagtgtttttattataaaaaatgaagGTTAAGTTTAGAGGAGTACACTATCTGTCAGTAATAAGTGTTTGTGTTCTTAGGTGGctgctgccccctggtggctTCCAGTCAAAGGGGCCAACTGGAAGCACCCTGAGGGTCCAGACTCCAACATCACAGACAGGTGGAACACGCCTAGTTTAAATCTCTTTATCTATTTAAAGAACACACCGGGCTGTAAAACTGAATCTCAACCCCAAACCAAACTCTTTACtaatatttaaatctgttcttgCAGGATGGATCACCCCGTCGTTCACGTCTCCTGGGCGGACGCCGTCGCCTTCTGCTCCTGGGCCAACAAGAGACTTCCTACGGAGGCAGAATGGGAGTACGCCTGCAGGGGGGGGTTAAAAGACAGGTGAGATGCctgttattaaaacaaacaaacaaaaacaaaaatcacagaatGGGCCCACATGCTTGAATATGTCTCTCCACTCAGACTTTACCCCTGGGGGAACAAGTTGAACCCAAAAGGGCAACACTACGCCAACCTCTGGCAGGGGGATTTCCCTGCACACAACTCCGGAGAGGACGGATACGTCAAAACTTCACCggtaagaaaaacagacaaaataagtGTAGGTTTGTTGAAGAAGGCCACATTTTAGTCTAAGCAGATCACTTGATACTCTATGTAGAAGCTCAGTTTTTACGTTTactaagaaataataaaaatatcttcCTGTTTGTATCTGTTTAAATGGTAAACTAAGAATCGCTGGTTTTAATGTTAATACTATGTTGGATAAGTAAAATCTAAATCTCCACTTGGCTAACAGGATTAATGGTTTTGACTCGTACCCCAGTCTCATTTCCatccgttttttgtttttgagaggCGTTAATGAAGAGCTCCGTGTAAAAGTGGCTCCAAACTGCAACAAAGCAGTGACAGAGATgagcagcagccatcttggttGTTTATAA is part of the Kryptolebias marmoratus isolate JLee-2015 linkage group LG4, ASM164957v2, whole genome shotgun sequence genome and harbors:
- the sumf1 gene encoding formylglycine-generating enzyme, whose translation is MARCFIVLFVATFVNGDFCLRDSCGREQEPASPEGEGGCGCDKLTRAAAEDRTASDEPAARYSAEANEERTGVQNEDETTLQNQMVWLSGGEFLMGTDNPGIPADGEGPQRSVHVDSFYMDVQEVTNQQFHSFVGATGYVTEAEKFGDTFVFEGILSDSVKSQITQAVAAAPWWLPVKGANWKHPEGPDSNITDRMDHPVVHVSWADAVAFCSWANKRLPTEAEWEYACRGGLKDRLYPWGNKLNPKGQHYANLWQGDFPAHNSGEDGYVKTSPVMSFPANAFGLYDVVGNVWEWTSDWWTVRHTTDPQHNPTGPPSGKDKVKKGGSYMCHKSYCYRYRCAARSQNTPDSSASNLGFRCASQKKQ